In Treponema vincentii, a single window of DNA contains:
- a CDS encoding tyrosine-protein phosphatase encodes MIHKRFMHLSIALLFSLSVLMSCATTGGARAQEPVYEPLQGTVSSVDKYGNLTTDITEAALKEKGYELGDVLLAKLGDKTVTAPFVATYSDVNRGDYLIRISHGFTAIAMSYDNCSGKTGAVEGTPVTLALSQKGAYLQEYEMRHLVKSEKREDYASDAIFANFRAVQAGSIAANRLYRGCNPVLGDARAPYAAKLVEEAKIVTVINLADSAESMAPHLAAAPYYERLVKNGQVITLNMGIDFSDPAFIAKLKDGLIFMGQHKGSFYVHCNEGKDRAGMVAAVLEALMGATVQQVADDYMLSYMNYFNVKKTDARYPVIAKIITDMFVKMNGGKAVTDANLKAVAETYLTKTVGLTAQQISALKQKLQ; translated from the coding sequence ATGATTCACAAACGTTTTATGCATCTATCAATTGCATTATTGTTCAGTCTTTCCGTGCTGATGTCATGCGCTACTACGGGCGGCGCACGTGCGCAAGAACCGGTCTATGAGCCGCTGCAAGGAACCGTTTCGTCGGTTGACAAGTACGGCAATCTTACAACGGACATTACCGAAGCTGCATTAAAAGAAAAAGGCTACGAGCTCGGCGATGTATTGCTCGCAAAACTTGGTGACAAGACCGTAACGGCTCCCTTTGTTGCAACTTACAGCGACGTTAACAGAGGAGATTACCTGATTAGGATTTCACATGGATTCACTGCTATCGCAATGAGCTACGATAACTGCAGCGGCAAAACCGGCGCAGTCGAGGGAACTCCGGTAACGCTGGCACTTTCCCAAAAAGGTGCATATTTACAGGAATATGAGATGCGCCACTTGGTTAAATCCGAGAAACGTGAAGATTATGCTTCCGACGCAATATTCGCAAACTTCCGTGCCGTTCAAGCGGGTTCCATTGCAGCCAATCGGCTGTACAGAGGATGCAATCCGGTACTCGGCGATGCCCGCGCTCCGTATGCCGCTAAGCTCGTCGAAGAGGCAAAAATCGTAACCGTTATCAATCTTGCAGACAGTGCCGAAAGTATGGCGCCCCATCTTGCTGCAGCGCCTTACTATGAGCGGTTGGTAAAAAACGGACAGGTTATCACTCTTAATATGGGAATTGACTTTAGCGACCCTGCATTTATCGCGAAGCTAAAGGATGGACTGATCTTTATGGGACAGCACAAGGGGTCGTTCTATGTCCATTGCAATGAAGGAAAAGACCGCGCAGGTATGGTTGCCGCTGTTCTGGAAGCCTTGATGGGCGCCACAGTGCAGCAGGTCGCCGACGACTATATGCTGTCATACATGAATTACTTTAACGTCAAGAAAACCGATGCGCGGTATCCGGTTATTGCGAAGATTATCACCGATATGTTCGTAAAGATGAACGGCGGCAAAGCTGTTACCGATGCTAATTTAAAAGCCGTTGCGGAAACCTATCTGACTAAGACCGTTGGGCTGACTGCCCAGCAAATCAGCGCACTCAAACAAAAACTACAATAA
- a CDS encoding VCBS repeat-containing protein, with protein MDTGDLNTNEHIHPAEGHDMPPAPDIDMETSPDATVSGTVEIPPDTQTIENADMAERQTAAQDTDTIHAPPHPPTKKKRKKSGFFKKAGIFLLVLILIILIPLAGLIGYSLINRTNPARHIADGYYAAVTIRSASDTLQKGLYLSAVDSLLSSPETAALQGNLRALRSNTTLQSDWFKRLLNVPINIAVYEGDNAALVADIGVRSAAVQLLPLITAVKPELLDSVPNLSKTEFNINGDTQKGFLFELTKDQTLYVCLYKNLIVAATSKDLLYSCLAENSEASGKRLTALLRAPNRGAVSVYAEPSYFLSGIAAKRDIVGNMVRELAFPEPAALDVNFDENTVSFHSIINWISEQSEVSTILQRRSTLPAILSRLPEGTAYLTLLNLGDPQFLYENTKAFFPPELTKTFNSTNKNSKFFFNKDLNQLVFEWVGSEIGVFGHRDSQTPVFFLSLKDEAKCRHLLEDLFNTIFIDRSTAAVVDDNRIPRIVFPSWLLGLLRAFHIDLPEPFYMIQDGYLYLSNSAEALGMCKKETDTGKLLVKTDEWKKIAKAVSAETSFLVYYSLDRSIPFFLEQNTLLKTAFKNYGKGVLSLRFAAGRQVHLDFYTQKTDARKLEEIPSFPRSLSQRPETDIICAKTADNIPYVFWTNSSNVQSMNLLNGSESTLSLDGKAGIAAEIKHSKLQSLWAVSARGSIYRTNENLEPFAGYPVLTAEKLLPNPVAFNGGIAVPLSSDSALLLAGTTDNWSTSDTMNAKLRAAPVIFKDGIAALPRSFESSLYLFNKEGKIVEGYPIELEGIFAAAPVFFEETKGNYAAAFVSEDGRFSIRSLSKDYAETASCDLNTVCKADLAYSASLRAFFVVSQDGHLFKFNTEGAITDSLPLKTGTADDYRITLLDVTGDGKDEIFISGGGNALYGYTSGLAPLDGFPLAGTGTPYLLDIDGDSIPELITHGIDSKVHAYRGAALR; from the coding sequence ATGGATACCGGCGATTTAAATACCAATGAACACATTCACCCAGCAGAAGGACACGATATGCCGCCCGCTCCGGACATCGATATGGAAACAAGTCCGGACGCTACGGTAAGCGGTACTGTCGAAATACCGCCTGATACGCAGACCATTGAAAACGCTGATATGGCAGAGCGGCAGACGGCGGCACAGGACACCGATACGATACATGCCCCTCCGCATCCGCCCACGAAAAAAAAGCGGAAGAAAAGCGGATTTTTCAAAAAAGCCGGTATCTTCCTCCTTGTCCTTATTTTGATTATTCTCATTCCGCTTGCAGGGTTAATCGGATATTCATTGATAAACCGGACGAATCCTGCGCGGCATATTGCCGACGGATATTATGCTGCGGTTACTATTCGCTCTGCAAGCGATACGCTGCAAAAAGGACTGTACCTCAGCGCCGTCGATTCGCTTCTTTCTTCTCCCGAAACGGCAGCTTTACAGGGGAATCTCCGTGCATTGCGGTCTAACACAACGCTCCAATCCGACTGGTTTAAGCGGCTGTTGAACGTTCCTATTAATATCGCTGTTTATGAGGGCGATAATGCAGCGCTTGTTGCGGATATCGGCGTCCGTTCCGCTGCGGTTCAGCTGCTGCCTCTTATTACCGCCGTAAAACCGGAACTGCTTGACTCAGTGCCAAACCTTTCGAAAACTGAATTTAACATAAACGGCGATACGCAAAAAGGCTTTCTTTTTGAGCTAACTAAAGATCAGACACTATACGTCTGTCTTTATAAAAATCTTATTGTCGCCGCAACCTCGAAAGACTTGCTCTATTCCTGTTTAGCCGAAAACTCCGAAGCAAGCGGTAAACGACTGACTGCACTGCTGCGTGCCCCAAACCGCGGAGCAGTCAGCGTATATGCGGAACCGTCGTATTTTCTTTCCGGTATTGCTGCAAAGCGAGATATCGTCGGGAATATGGTACGCGAACTTGCATTCCCCGAACCCGCGGCACTCGACGTCAACTTTGATGAAAACACGGTTTCTTTTCATAGCATCATCAATTGGATTTCGGAACAAAGCGAAGTAAGTACGATACTGCAACGTCGCTCGACACTACCGGCTATTCTATCCCGCCTGCCGGAGGGAACAGCCTATTTAACACTACTCAATCTCGGCGATCCTCAATTCCTCTACGAAAATACCAAAGCTTTTTTTCCTCCGGAGCTTACAAAGACATTCAATTCAACGAATAAAAATAGTAAGTTCTTTTTTAACAAAGATTTGAACCAGCTTGTTTTTGAATGGGTGGGCAGTGAAATCGGCGTATTCGGTCATCGGGATTCTCAAACACCTGTTTTCTTCCTTTCATTAAAAGATGAGGCAAAGTGCCGCCATCTGCTGGAAGATCTGTTTAATACGATATTCATCGATCGCAGTACTGCTGCAGTGGTTGATGACAACCGTATCCCGCGTATTGTATTCCCCTCGTGGCTATTGGGACTGCTGCGTGCTTTCCACATCGACTTGCCGGAACCATTTTATATGATACAAGATGGTTATTTATATCTCTCTAATAGTGCAGAAGCACTCGGTATGTGCAAAAAGGAAACCGACACGGGTAAACTCTTGGTAAAAACCGATGAATGGAAGAAAATTGCAAAGGCCGTTTCCGCCGAAACGTCTTTTTTAGTATACTATTCTCTGGATCGGAGTATCCCGTTCTTCTTGGAACAAAATACACTGCTTAAAACCGCCTTTAAGAATTACGGTAAAGGCGTATTATCGCTCCGTTTTGCGGCCGGACGTCAAGTCCATTTGGATTTCTATACGCAAAAAACCGATGCGCGTAAATTGGAAGAAATTCCTTCCTTCCCGCGTTCTCTTTCACAGCGACCGGAAACCGATATTATCTGTGCAAAAACTGCGGACAATATTCCCTACGTCTTTTGGACAAACAGCTCAAATGTGCAGAGTATGAATCTTTTAAATGGCAGCGAATCAACACTTTCACTTGATGGAAAGGCGGGAATTGCCGCCGAAATAAAACACTCAAAGCTTCAATCACTGTGGGCGGTTTCGGCTCGCGGTTCTATCTATCGGACAAACGAAAACTTGGAACCCTTTGCAGGCTATCCCGTATTGACGGCAGAAAAACTCCTTCCTAACCCGGTTGCTTTTAACGGCGGCATAGCGGTACCGCTTTCTTCCGACTCGGCACTACTCCTTGCCGGTACAACCGATAATTGGTCTACTTCCGACACAATGAATGCAAAACTGCGGGCTGCCCCTGTTATATTTAAAGACGGTATTGCAGCGCTTCCGCGCTCGTTTGAAAGCAGTTTGTACCTGTTCAATAAAGAAGGAAAAATCGTTGAAGGGTATCCCATTGAACTTGAAGGGATCTTTGCTGCAGCGCCGGTATTCTTTGAAGAAACAAAAGGAAACTATGCCGCTGCTTTTGTAAGTGAAGACGGTCGGTTTTCTATCCGCAGTTTGTCGAAGGATTATGCGGAGACCGCTTCGTGTGATCTTAATACCGTGTGTAAGGCGGATTTGGCGTATTCTGCATCGTTGCGAGCGTTCTTTGTCGTTTCGCAAGACGGACATCTGTTTAAATTCAACACTGAAGGCGCGATAACGGACTCGTTACCGTTAAAGACAGGTACTGCGGATGATTACCGTATCACATTGCTTGATGTAACCGGTGACGGAAAAGATGAGATATTTATTTCGGGAGGAGGAAACGCTCTTTACGGATATACCTCCGGATTGGCTCCGCTGGACGGCTTTCCGCTCGCCGGTACGGGAACCCCATATTTACTCGACATTGATGGAGATTCGATTCCTGAACTGATTACGCATGGTATCGATTCAAAAGTCCATGCATATCGAGGCGCGGCACTCAGGTAA
- the groL gene encoding chaperonin GroEL (60 kDa chaperone family; promotes refolding of misfolded polypeptides especially under stressful conditions; forms two stacked rings of heptamers to form a barrel-shaped 14mer; ends can be capped by GroES; misfolded proteins enter the barrel where they are refolded when GroES binds), whose product MAKQLLFNEEARKKLLSGVEQISSAVKVTLGPKGRNVLLDKSFGAPTVTKDGVSVAREVELEDPFENMGAQLLKEVATKTNDVAGDGTTTATVLAYSMVREGLKAVAAGMTPLELKRGMDKAVAIAVDDIQKNAKEIKGSEEVAHVASVSANNDQEIGKILADAIARVGKDGVIDVGEAQTMETVTEYVEGMQFDRGYISSYFVTDRDRMETVYDNPYILIHDKTISTMKDLLPLLEKVAQSGRPLLIIAEDVEGEALATLVVNSLRGALKTCAVKAPGFGDRRKEMLEDIAILTGGQVISEELGLKLETADISQLGQAKSVKIDKENTTIIDGAGEKKHINDRVAQIKKQIENSSSEYDTEKLKERLAKLAGGVAVIKIGAVTEVEMKEKKHRVEDALNATRAAIEEGIVPGGGLALIQAADALNKADLSKLTEDEKIGFKIVKRALEEPIRQIAENAGVDGAVVAEKAKEKRGIGFDAAKMEWVDMMKVGIIDPAKVTRSALQNAASIASLLLTTECAITNLPEKHAPAAPAPDMGGMGGMY is encoded by the coding sequence ATGGCAAAACAACTGCTGTTTAATGAAGAAGCACGGAAAAAGCTGCTTTCCGGTGTTGAACAAATTTCAAGTGCGGTAAAAGTTACATTAGGCCCCAAAGGTCGCAATGTCTTACTCGATAAGAGTTTCGGCGCTCCGACCGTTACCAAAGACGGTGTTTCGGTTGCCCGTGAAGTTGAATTGGAAGATCCGTTTGAGAATATGGGGGCGCAGCTCTTAAAAGAAGTTGCCACAAAAACCAACGATGTTGCCGGTGACGGAACCACAACCGCGACTGTTTTGGCTTATTCTATGGTGCGCGAAGGCTTAAAGGCCGTTGCCGCCGGTATGACCCCGCTTGAATTAAAGCGCGGTATGGATAAGGCTGTCGCAATCGCCGTAGACGACATTCAGAAAAACGCAAAAGAGATTAAAGGTTCCGAGGAAGTAGCCCATGTTGCTTCCGTTTCCGCAAACAATGATCAGGAAATCGGTAAAATCCTTGCCGATGCGATTGCTCGCGTAGGAAAAGACGGCGTTATCGATGTCGGTGAAGCACAGACGATGGAAACCGTTACCGAATATGTTGAAGGTATGCAGTTTGACCGCGGTTATATTTCTTCCTATTTCGTAACCGACCGCGACCGCATGGAAACCGTGTACGACAATCCGTATATTTTAATCCACGACAAGACGATTTCTACGATGAAAGACCTGCTGCCTCTTTTGGAAAAAGTTGCACAGTCCGGCCGCCCGCTTTTGATTATCGCTGAAGATGTTGAAGGCGAAGCATTGGCAACCTTAGTTGTAAACAGCCTCCGCGGCGCCTTAAAGACCTGCGCGGTAAAGGCTCCCGGTTTCGGCGACCGCCGCAAGGAAATGCTCGAAGATATCGCTATTTTGACCGGCGGACAGGTTATCTCCGAAGAATTGGGCTTAAAGCTGGAGACAGCCGATATCAGCCAACTCGGTCAGGCGAAGAGCGTCAAAATCGATAAAGAGAACACCACCATTATCGACGGCGCAGGTGAGAAAAAGCACATCAACGATCGCGTTGCCCAGATTAAGAAGCAAATTGAAAATTCTTCTTCCGAATACGACACTGAAAAACTCAAGGAACGCCTTGCAAAACTCGCAGGCGGTGTTGCGGTTATTAAGATCGGCGCCGTTACCGAAGTCGAGATGAAGGAAAAGAAGCACCGCGTAGAGGATGCCTTGAATGCAACCCGTGCCGCTATCGAAGAAGGTATTGTACCGGGCGGCGGTCTTGCGTTGATTCAAGCTGCGGACGCACTCAACAAGGCTGATCTTTCCAAACTGACCGAAGATGAAAAGATCGGCTTTAAGATTGTAAAACGTGCACTTGAAGAGCCAATCCGCCAGATTGCGGAAAATGCCGGTGTCGACGGTGCTGTCGTTGCAGAAAAAGCAAAAGAGAAGCGCGGTATCGGCTTTGACGCTGCAAAAATGGAATGGGTAGATATGATGAAGGTCGGAATTATCGACCCTGCCAAGGTTACCCGCTCTGCATTGCAAAACGCAGCTTCCATTGCGAGCCTCCTGCTGACCACCGAGTGTGCTATCACTAACCTCCCTGAAAAGCACGCTCCGGCGGCTCCCGCTCCCGACATGGGCGGTATGGGCGGAATGTATTAA